One region of Salvia miltiorrhiza cultivar Shanhuang (shh) chromosome 3, IMPLAD_Smil_shh, whole genome shotgun sequence genomic DNA includes:
- the LOC131014505 gene encoding transcription factor bHLH120-like isoform X1, translating into MLPISSDGVSEDPSIFLELEDLLADCPIPDGNQNTVKKSSASSQVEENNQDSKKTAHRFTERQRRQEMSALYASLRSLLPLQYVKGKRAVSDHMHQVVNYVNDMKKNIEQLQKRRDKLRNITTSADPTTPRCVKINLFKDGMEILITHSLSNKSFPLSKVLAYLLDRQLNVVHCVSTTTAPSTFLQTIHIELNDSSSVNLPELQERLDNLIRFAYTAADDS; encoded by the exons ATGCTTCCTATTTCGAGCGATGGGGTATCTGAGGATCCTTCCATATTTTTGGAGCTAGAAGATCTGCTTGCCGATTGTCCCATTCCAGATGGCAATCAAAATACTGTGAAAAAGTCGTCGGCGAGCAGCCAAGTTGAAGAGAACAATCAAGACTCTAAGAAGACTGCTCATAGATTTACTGAAAGGCAGAGAAGGCAAGAAATGTCAGCCCTTTATGCTTCACTCAGGTCTCTTCTTCCCCTCCAATATGTCAAG GGGAAGCGCGCTGTATCTGATCACATGCACCAGGTTGTGAATTATGTTAACGATATGAAGAAGAACATTGAACAACTGCAGAAAAGGAGAGACAAATTGAGGAATATTACCACTTCTGCTGATCCAACCACTCCTCGTTGTGTGAAGATAAACCTTTTTAAAGATGGGATGGAGATCTTGATTACTCATAGCCTCAGCAACAAGAGTTTCCCCCTTTCAAAGGTGCTTGCATATTTGCTTGATAGACAGCTCAACGTAGTTCACTGCGTTTCTACCACCACAGCACCCTCAACTTTCCTCCAAACAATTCATATCGAG CTTAATGATTCGAGTAGCGTTAATCTACCTGAGCTACAAGAGCGGCTGGACAATTTGATAAGATTTGCTTATACGGCAGCTGACGACAGCTAG
- the LOC131014505 gene encoding transcription factor bHLH126-like isoform X2, whose product MLPISSDGVSEDPSIFLELEDLLADCPIPDGNQNTVKKSSASSQVEENNQDSKKTAHRFTERQRRQEMSALYASLRSLLPLQYVKKRRDKLRNITTSADPTTPRCVKINLFKDGMEILITHSLSNKSFPLSKVLAYLLDRQLNVVHCVSTTTAPSTFLQTIHIELNDSSSVNLPELQERLDNLIRFAYTAADDS is encoded by the exons ATGCTTCCTATTTCGAGCGATGGGGTATCTGAGGATCCTTCCATATTTTTGGAGCTAGAAGATCTGCTTGCCGATTGTCCCATTCCAGATGGCAATCAAAATACTGTGAAAAAGTCGTCGGCGAGCAGCCAAGTTGAAGAGAACAATCAAGACTCTAAGAAGACTGCTCATAGATTTACTGAAAGGCAGAGAAGGCAAGAAATGTCAGCCCTTTATGCTTCACTCAGGTCTCTTCTTCCCCTCCAATATGTCAAG AAAAGGAGAGACAAATTGAGGAATATTACCACTTCTGCTGATCCAACCACTCCTCGTTGTGTGAAGATAAACCTTTTTAAAGATGGGATGGAGATCTTGATTACTCATAGCCTCAGCAACAAGAGTTTCCCCCTTTCAAAGGTGCTTGCATATTTGCTTGATAGACAGCTCAACGTAGTTCACTGCGTTTCTACCACCACAGCACCCTCAACTTTCCTCCAAACAATTCATATCGAG CTTAATGATTCGAGTAGCGTTAATCTACCTGAGCTACAAGAGCGGCTGGACAATTTGATAAGATTTGCTTATACGGCAGCTGACGACAGCTAG